A genomic region of Desulfosarcina ovata subsp. ovata contains the following coding sequences:
- a CDS encoding substrate-binding protein — protein MKNNRLSMTFALVLLLMQTLTVLAQDDPVKIGLNYSKTGPYAKQGLDQWRASQLAVNEINTCGGILGRPVEIVVRDSKSQVDLTIRNVNHLIDVEKVKMVFGGSASSVAIAAGKICQDKGILFFGTLTYSTETTGKEAKRHVFRECYNSWMGAKAIASFLNKKYAGKKYFYLTANYTWGVTTEQSVRRFSRTEDRSVHKGVLTPFPNATEKDFKRALAFAKIVKPDVLVLVLFGNDMSTAIRIATALGLKKNIQMVVPNLTLGMAEGAGPKVMEGVIGALPWTWKVPYKYDYREGRRFVEAFTHRYNRYPSTSGASAYTILWQYKEAVERAGTFDTPAVIRALEGHAYVLLKDRQYWRSFDHQSVQTVYAVRCNPQVIVLRDKFKLDYFEILASLSGEEAVRSHHQWEAVRRSAGKPVRLEPLPDE, from the coding sequence ATGAAAAATAACCGTTTGTCGATGACATTTGCTCTGGTTTTGCTATTGATGCAGACTCTTACAGTTTTGGCCCAGGACGATCCCGTCAAAATTGGTTTGAACTATTCCAAAACCGGACCCTATGCCAAGCAGGGATTGGACCAGTGGCGCGCCAGTCAGTTGGCAGTAAACGAAATTAATACGTGCGGTGGTATTTTGGGGCGGCCGGTTGAGATCGTTGTAAGAGATTCAAAGTCACAAGTGGATCTGACCATTCGCAATGTCAATCATTTAATCGATGTGGAGAAAGTAAAGATGGTGTTTGGCGGCTCGGCCAGCAGCGTCGCCATCGCCGCCGGCAAGATTTGCCAGGATAAAGGCATTCTGTTTTTCGGGACCCTGACTTACTCTACCGAAACCACGGGGAAAGAGGCCAAACGGCATGTCTTCCGGGAGTGCTACAATTCCTGGATGGGCGCCAAGGCAATCGCCTCCTTTTTAAACAAAAAATACGCAGGCAAAAAATATTTTTACCTGACTGCGAATTATACATGGGGGGTGACGACGGAGCAATCGGTACGGCGTTTCAGCCGGACTGAGGATCGCAGCGTGCATAAGGGGGTGCTGACACCGTTCCCAAACGCTACGGAAAAGGATTTTAAAAGAGCCCTCGCCTTTGCCAAAATTGTCAAACCCGATGTCCTGGTCCTGGTTCTTTTCGGAAACGACATGTCCACTGCCATACGCATCGCCACTGCACTTGGCCTTAAGAAAAACATCCAGATGGTTGTCCCGAACCTGACATTGGGCATGGCCGAGGGCGCTGGTCCCAAGGTGATGGAGGGGGTGATTGGTGCGTTGCCCTGGACCTGGAAAGTCCCTTATAAATATGACTACCGTGAAGGCCGCCGGTTTGTGGAGGCATTTACGCATCGCTACAACCGATATCCCAGCACATCCGGTGCTTCCGCCTATACGATTTTATGGCAATACAAGGAAGCCGTTGAACGAGCCGGTACCTTCGATACCCCCGCGGTGATCAGGGCCCTGGAAGGGCACGCCTATGTGCTGTTGAAGGATCGCCAATATTGGCGATCCTTTGACCACCAGTCCGTGCAGACGGTATATGCCGTGCGTTGTAATCCCCAGGTTATCGTTCTGCGTGACAAGTTTAAGTTGGACTATTTCGAAATCCTCGCGAGTTTGTCAGGAGAGGAGGCGGTGCGCAGTCACCATCAATGGGAAGCTGTACGCCGTTCAGCAGGCAAACCCGTCCGCTTGGAGCCGCTACCGGATGAATAA
- a CDS encoding CHAD domain-containing protein: MKRRCYQIPTEDTVEAVKTDLGQAFASLDETIETATLDVWDTFDWRLYNNGWLLLKQARQYTLIDINTDLAIARIHVEGDKPRRFHWEFSASELTDRLKGILEMRALLPVLAIQAEYRHIAVRNNDEKTVVRLNVESLEVTDAAITQRRCFMEPVRGYAREARAVRSIAGKLALTETEESAVPALLLQSGASPGTYSSKVRVSLQPEMPAAEAVRRIMENLVSVMHANLPGVRDDIDSEFLHDLRVSVRRARSLLGQIKGVLSADTTARLQGQLKAMGTITGPVRDLDVYLLKEETYTNQVPPFLQPGVKQLFQTLKRKRRTARNHMLKAMDTPDFAAAMAGLDEFVATDTPEDPDAPAAAMPIGEIAKAAIYKRWRRVVKKGSRIKADTPDERLHELRIDCKKLRYLLEFFTSLFPPDEMKKLIKQLKQLQENLGDFNDLSVQQDFLMQHLSSVRPRSAQVVILSAATGGLITHLAMDQKSVRDRFLGVFAAFNAPGNRNRFKSLSTG, encoded by the coding sequence ATGAAAAGACGCTGCTACCAAATTCCGACGGAAGATACCGTTGAGGCCGTCAAAACCGATTTGGGTCAGGCATTTGCTTCATTGGACGAAACCATCGAAACGGCCACTCTCGACGTCTGGGACACGTTTGACTGGCGGTTGTACAACAATGGCTGGTTGCTGCTCAAACAGGCCCGCCAATATACCCTCATTGACATCAATACCGATCTGGCGATCGCCCGTATCCATGTGGAAGGCGACAAGCCCAGGCGGTTTCACTGGGAATTCTCGGCCTCTGAATTGACCGATCGGCTTAAAGGTATCCTGGAGATGCGCGCCCTCCTGCCCGTGTTGGCCATTCAGGCGGAATACCGCCATATCGCCGTGCGCAACAACGATGAGAAAACGGTCGTGCGGCTGAACGTCGAATCCCTGGAGGTAACGGACGCCGCCATCACCCAACGACGCTGCTTCATGGAACCGGTGCGGGGGTATGCCAGGGAGGCGCGGGCCGTCCGATCGATTGCCGGAAAGCTGGCCCTTACCGAAACCGAGGAATCGGCGGTGCCGGCCCTTCTCCTGCAAAGCGGCGCCTCACCTGGCACCTATTCGTCCAAGGTACGGGTCTCCCTCCAACCGGAAATGCCGGCCGCAGAAGCGGTTCGCCGAATTATGGAGAACCTGGTTTCGGTCATGCACGCCAACCTTCCCGGCGTGCGTGACGATATTGACAGTGAGTTTTTGCATGACCTGCGCGTATCGGTACGCCGGGCACGCAGCCTGCTCGGCCAGATCAAGGGCGTCCTCTCTGCCGATACCACGGCTCGCCTGCAAGGGCAGCTGAAGGCCATGGGCACAATCACCGGGCCGGTTCGGGATCTGGATGTCTATCTGCTCAAGGAGGAAACCTACACCAACCAGGTGCCCCCGTTTCTGCAACCGGGCGTGAAGCAACTCTTTCAGACACTCAAGCGCAAACGCCGAACCGCCAGAAACCACATGCTCAAGGCCATGGACACACCCGACTTTGCCGCCGCCATGGCCGGTCTGGATGAATTCGTGGCCACCGACACGCCAGAGGATCCCGATGCCCCGGCAGCCGCCATGCCCATCGGTGAGATCGCCAAGGCGGCCATCTACAAACGATGGCGCCGGGTGGTAAAAAAAGGCAGCCGGATCAAGGCTGACACGCCGGATGAACGGCTCCATGAACTGCGCATCGATTGTAAAAAACTGCGCTACCTGCTGGAGTTCTTCACGTCCCTCTTCCCACCGGATGAGATGAAAAAACTCATCAAGCAGCTCAAACAGCTCCAAGAGAACCTGGGGGATTTCAACGACCTCTCGGTTCAGCAGGATTTTTTGATGCAGCACCTGTCGTCTGTCAGGCCGCGTTCGGCACAGGTGGTGATTCTGTCGGCGGCCACCGGCGGTTTGATCACCCACCTGGCCATGGATCAAAAATCCGTTCGTGACCGCTTCCTGGGGGTGTTTGCCGCATTCAACGCACCGGGAAACCGCAACCGTTTCAAATCGCTTTCCACCGGTTAG
- a CDS encoding exopolyphosphatase has protein sequence MIASERYAAIDIGSNAVRLLLSEAFETDSGPYFRKISLIRMPVRLGSDAFIREKISKGNAKRLTQTIQGFKQLVKAYRPLDFQACATSAMREAANGNKIRKRIRAKTGVDIRIISGKEEARTIFANNPWGHLPEGGAWLFVDVGGGSTEITIFANGKTVSHSFGIGTIRLLENLVSPSQWKAMKRWIRDHTRDFTSIDAVGSGGNINKLIKLAKCTDGRSITLGKMKKVRGYLKFFSYEDRITKLGLKPDRADVIMPALKIYISVMKWGGIHTLSVPQVGLADGLVRLMYRKRNQPPGG, from the coding sequence ATGATTGCCAGCGAACGATACGCCGCCATCGATATCGGTTCCAATGCCGTGCGCCTGCTGTTGAGCGAGGCCTTCGAGACCGACAGCGGCCCTTATTTTCGCAAGATTTCACTGATCCGCATGCCGGTGCGGCTGGGCAGCGACGCCTTTATCCGCGAAAAAATTTCCAAGGGCAACGCCAAGCGCCTGACCCAGACCATCCAGGGGTTCAAACAACTGGTTAAAGCCTACCGGCCACTTGACTTTCAGGCCTGCGCCACCTCGGCCATGCGCGAGGCCGCCAATGGAAACAAAATCCGCAAGCGGATCCGGGCCAAAACCGGTGTGGACATTCGCATCATCAGCGGCAAAGAGGAAGCCCGGACGATCTTTGCCAACAACCCCTGGGGACACCTGCCCGAAGGCGGGGCCTGGCTGTTTGTGGACGTGGGAGGCGGCAGCACGGAAATTACGATCTTCGCCAACGGAAAGACCGTTTCCCACTCGTTTGGCATCGGTACGATCCGCCTGCTCGAAAATCTGGTAAGTCCATCCCAGTGGAAGGCGATGAAGCGATGGATCCGTGATCATACCCGCGATTTCACCAGTATCGATGCCGTTGGCAGTGGCGGCAATATCAACAAACTCATCAAGCTGGCCAAATGCACCGACGGGCGCTCGATCACCCTGGGAAAGATGAAAAAGGTCCGGGGGTATCTCAAATTCTTTTCCTATGAAGACCGCATCACCAAGCTCGGCCTCAAGCCCGACCGTGCCGATGTCATCATGCCCGCCCTGAAGATCTACATATCGGTCATGAAGTGGGGCGGGATTCATACTCTTTCGGTCCCCCAGGTCGGCCTGGCCGACGGTCTGGTGCGGCTGATGTATCGCAAGCGCAACCAGCCGCCGGGAGGGTAA